Proteins encoded within one genomic window of Arachis ipaensis cultivar K30076 chromosome B08, Araip1.1, whole genome shotgun sequence:
- the LOC107613981 gene encoding fatty-acid-binding protein 3, chloroplastic has protein sequence MLGTIATSITVTPCFSPSINFLPRSNHVLTTTSNSILPLNHGHCVTLFSASPLHFTFYRSFRRPNTLFFAETASSAATNAEYVEEPATNVKFQTSLMVPGCSDSLILLGTGFREKVFAIIGVKVYAAGLYLNQSIISELNVWKGQSKDIIQGDSSLFKTIFQTSLEKSLQIILVRDVDGKTFWDALSDAISPRIVEPTTADESALSAFRDFFLNLSLRKGTSIFLTWPNPSKLLVSVSSQGLPSAVDATMESTNVASALFDVFLGDNSVSPSLKASVAEGLSKVLK, from the exons ATGCTTGGAACTATAGCTACTTCCATTACCGTAACACCATGTTTTTCACCCTCCATCAATTTCCTTCCAAGATCTAATCATGTTCTCACAACAACCTCAAACTCAATTCTTCCATTGAATCATGGCCACTGTGTCACTCTCTTTTCAGCTTCCCCCTTGCATTTTACTTTCTACAGGAGCTTTAGAAGACCCAACACTCTGTTCTTTGCAGAAACTGCTTCATCTGCTG CTACGAATGCTGAATACGTGGAGGAACCAGCAACAAATGTGAAATTTCAGACATCTTTGATGGTTCCGGGTTGCTCGGATTCATTAATTTTGCTTGGAACTG GATTCAGAGAGAAAGTTTTTGCAATCATTGGAGTCAAGGTCTATGCCGCAGGCCTATATCTGAATCAATCTATCATAAGTGAGTTGAATGTTTGGAAAGGGCAATCAAAAGATATAATTCAAGGAGATTCTTCTTTGTTCAAGACCATTTTCCAAA CATCCCTTGAGAAATCATTGCAAATCATTCTGGTCAGAGATGTTGATGGTAAAACTTTTTGGGACGCCTTAAGTGACGCAATATCACCAAGAATTGTAGAACCTACAACTGCAGATGAATCTGCTTTGTCTGCGTTCCGCGATTTCTTCCTTAATCTTTCTCTTAGGAAAGGAACTTCCATATTTTTGACTTGGCCAAACCCCTCCAAATTGCTT GTTTCTGTCTCCTCACAGGGTCTTCCATCTGCAGTGGATGCTACAATGGAATCAACAAATGTAGCTTCTGCTTTGTTTGATGTATTTCTTGGTGATAATTCTGTCTCTCCCTCCTTGAAAGCTTCAGTGGCCGAAGGCTTATCGAAAGTACTAAAGTAG
- the LOC107611844 gene encoding major pollen allergen Ole e 10 → MAKVAALLSLMFLLSITSSMNVIKANGQKTWCVAKPSSDQATLLSNINYACSQVDCKILQKGCPCSTPESLINRASIAMNLYYQSRGRNHWNCDFRASGLVVVTDPSYGNCIYA, encoded by the exons ATGGCTAAAGTTGCTGCTCTTCTTTCTCTCATGTTCTTATTGTCTATCACATCAA GTATGAATGTAATCAAGGCTAATGGGCAG AAAACATGGTGTGTGGCTAAACCTTCATCAGATCAAGCAACACTTTTGTCCAACATCAACTATGCATGCTCTCAAGTTGATTGCAAGATTCTGCAGAAAGGGTGTCCCTGTTCTACCCCTGAAAGTCTCATCAACCGTGCATCCATAGCCATGAATCTCTATTACCAATCAAGGGGAAGGAACCATTGGAACTGTGATTTCAGAGCCTCTGGCCTTGTTGTTGTTACTGACCCTA GTTATGGTAACTGCATTTATGCATAG